A window from Candidatus Tectomicrobia bacterium encodes these proteins:
- a CDS encoding alpha/beta fold hydrolase, giving the protein MSAAPAGGDRLTQEAMAHWYVRLLANGISYHDASDVIPRVTSWREWCRLWIERGDLRREEAEAIAREGRRLSAAEACVRAALAYHFAQFVYHEDAALKREAQEKKVACHTKALPDLRPPGERVSIPYEGGALPGVLRVPGGGKGKPPCVLLIAGLDSTKEEFFTLEEVLHDRGLATLAFDGPAQGERADLPLRPDYERVVSAVVDFVVRDGRVDASRLGALGVSLGGYYCPRALAAEKRLKAGVAAGGFYDMAGFWAALPALTRQGLQHAFQVSSEKEAGERAKALSLRGKLAGLDRSLLVIGGGQDRLCPPEDSRRVAEEAGKAADLVIFPEGGHVCNNIPFRWRPLAADWLAEKLR; this is encoded by the coding sequence ATGAGCGCAGCCCCGGCGGGTGGAGACCGGCTGACCCAGGAGGCCATGGCCCACTGGTACGTCCGCCTCCTCGCGAACGGCATCTCCTACCACGACGCCTCCGACGTCATCCCCCGCGTCACCTCCTGGCGCGAGTGGTGCCGGCTCTGGATCGAGCGCGGCGACCTGCGGCGGGAGGAGGCCGAGGCCATCGCCCGGGAGGGCCGCCGGCTGAGCGCCGCGGAGGCCTGCGTCCGGGCGGCCCTGGCCTACCACTTCGCCCAGTTCGTCTATCACGAGGACGCGGCTCTCAAGCGCGAGGCCCAGGAGAAGAAAGTCGCCTGCCACACGAAAGCCCTGCCGGACCTACGGCCGCCGGGCGAGCGGGTCTCCATCCCCTACGAGGGAGGCGCGCTGCCGGGCGTCCTGCGGGTCCCGGGGGGAGGGAAGGGGAAGCCTCCCTGCGTCCTCCTGATCGCGGGCCTCGACTCCACCAAGGAGGAGTTCTTCACCCTGGAGGAGGTCTTGCACGACCGGGGGCTCGCCACCCTCGCCTTCGACGGCCCGGCCCAGGGAGAGCGGGCGGATTTGCCCCTGCGGCCCGACTACGAGCGCGTTGTCTCGGCCGTGGTGGATTTCGTCGTAAGGGACGGCCGGGTGGACGCTTCCCGCCTGGGCGCCCTGGGGGTGAGCCTGGGAGGCTACTACTGCCCGCGCGCCCTGGCGGCGGAGAAGCGGCTCAAGGCCGGGGTGGCGGCCGGGGGCTTCTACGACATGGCGGGCTTCTGGGCGGCGCTCCCGGCCCTGACCCGGCAGGGCCTCCAGCACGCCTTCCAGGTTTCCTCCGAGAAGGAGGCGGGCGAGCGGGCGAAGGCACTCTCGCTGCGGGGCAAGCTGGCGGGCCTGGACCGGTCCCTCCTCGTCATCGGAGGCGGACAGGACCGGCTCTGCCCGCCCGAGGACTCGCGGCGCGTGGCCGAGGAGGCGGGGAAGGCGGCGGATCTGGTCATCTTTCCGGAGGGCGGTCACGTCTGCAACAACATCCCCTTCCGCTGGCGCCCTCTGGCCGCCGACTGGCTGGCGGAGAAGCTGAGGTAG